The genomic segment ATATACGGTTCATATTCCTTTACATCATCCATTAAAGTTGGTATAACATCTTCTCTTATATAAGGTGGATTGGAAACTACCACTTCAAATTTCTTGTTTTGTTCAATAGGAGCTTTCAATAAGTCACTATTCTCCACGTTAACTCTAATAGCCAAGTCAAATCTTTCTATATTCAATTTTGCCACAGTTAAAGCGTCATCAGCTATATCATACAGCGTTACCTTCGTACTTTTAATGAATTCAGCTATGGCTATGCCAATAGCTCCACTTCCACTACAAACATCACACACTTCAGTATAAGCTTTTTCATTTATATGCCTAATTACTTCTTCAACTAAAATTTCAGTGTCAGGCCTCGGTATCAAAACTCCTGGCCTTACTATAAAATCCATTCCCATAAATTCGCATTCACCAAGAATGTATTTTATAGGCATTTTACTTTTTCTAATCTGAATTAACCGCGAAAATTCATTTTCCTGCTTTTGATTAAGATTAAAATCTCTATTAAGCATTATGAACAATTTATCCTTATTTAAAACCTTAGCAAGTAAGAGTTGTGAATCCAACAAATAACTTTCAATCTGAACTTTTTTTAAAATTTCATA from the Clostridium sp. CM027 genome contains:
- the prmC gene encoding peptide chain release factor N(5)-glutamine methyltransferase, with translation MNIGEILLESYEILKKVQIESYLLDSQLLLAKVLNKDKLFIMLNRDFNLNQKQENEFSRLIQIRKSKMPIKYILGECEFMGMDFIVRPGVLIPRPDTEILVEEVIRHINEKAYTEVCDVCSGSGAIGIAIAEFIKSTKVTLYDIADDALTVAKLNIERFDLAIRVNVENSDLLKAPIEQNKKFEVVVSNPPYIREDVIPTLMDDVKEYEPYIALSGGRDGLDFYRRITEESLQVLKKGGLLAFEIGYDQREEVSNILLKSGFKKIECIKDLAGNDRVIKAILV